One Mesorhizobium sp. J428 DNA segment encodes these proteins:
- the nuoK gene encoding NADH-quinone oxidoreductase subunit NuoK produces MEIGIAHFLTVSAILFTLGVFGIFLNRKNVIVILMSVELILLAVNLNFVAFSAALGDLVGQVFALFVLTVAAAEAAIGLAILVVFFRNRGSIAVEDVNMMKG; encoded by the coding sequence ATGGAAATCGGCATCGCGCATTTTTTGACCGTCTCGGCGATCCTGTTCACGCTCGGCGTGTTCGGCATCTTCCTCAACCGGAAGAACGTCATCGTCATCCTGATGTCGGTCGAACTGATCCTTCTGGCCGTCAACCTGAACTTCGTCGCGTTCTCGGCTGCGCTCGGCGACCTCGTCGGCCAGGTCTTCGCGCTGTTCGTGCTCACCGTCGCGGCGGCGGAGGCCGCGATCGGGCTTGCCATTCTCGTCGTCTTCTTCCGCAACCGCGGCTCGATCGCGGTGGAAGACGTCAACATGATGAAGGGCTGA
- a CDS encoding NADH-quinone oxidoreductase subunit J — translation MLSGLEAVFFYLFAFVAVAAGFMVISARNPVHSVLYLILTFFNAAALFLLTGAEFLGMILLVVYVGAVAVLFLFVVMMLDVDFAELKQGALQYAPIGALVGLILAAELIVVVGGYAFAPQLASTVAQPTPDLAARSNTAALGDILYTDYFFHFQIAGLVLLVAMVGAIVLTLRHKTGVRRQSIAAQVARTPATAIEVKKVETGKGI, via the coding sequence ATGCTGTCAGGACTTGAAGCGGTATTTTTCTACCTCTTCGCCTTCGTCGCGGTCGCGGCGGGGTTCATGGTCATATCGGCCCGCAACCCCGTTCATTCGGTGCTCTACCTGATCCTGACCTTCTTCAACGCGGCGGCGCTGTTCCTGCTCACCGGCGCGGAATTCCTCGGCATGATCCTGCTCGTCGTCTATGTCGGCGCGGTGGCGGTGCTGTTCCTGTTCGTCGTCATGATGCTCGACGTCGATTTCGCGGAACTGAAGCAGGGCGCACTGCAATATGCACCGATCGGCGCGCTGGTCGGCCTGATCCTGGCGGCGGAGCTGATCGTCGTCGTGGGCGGCTACGCGTTTGCGCCGCAACTCGCCTCGACGGTCGCGCAGCCGACGCCGGATCTTGCCGCCCGCAGCAACACGGCCGCGCTCGGCGATATTCTCTACACGGACTACTTCTTCCACTTCCAGATTGCGGGCCTCGTGCTGCTGGTCGCCATGGTCGGTGCCATCGTGCTGACCCTGCGCCACAAGACGGGCGTCAGGCGCCAGTCGATCGCCGCGCAGGTCGCGCGCACGCCGGCGACTGCGATCGAGGTGAAGAAGGTCGAGACGGGGAAGGGCATCTGA
- the nuoH gene encoding NADH-quinone oxidoreductase subunit NuoH has translation MDSFFSIYVVPALWILLQSVVLIVVLLVAIAFILYADRKIWAAVMLRRGPNVVGPWGLLQSFADLLKFVFKEPVIPDGANKAIFLLAPLVSTVLALATYAVIPFDEGWVIANINVGILFIFAISSLEVYGVIMAGWASNSKYPFMGALRSAAQMVSYEVSIGFVIVAVLLCVGSLNLSDVVLSQKDGLGTHLGLPNSFLDWHWLGLFPMFVIFYISALAETNRPPFDLVEAESELVAGHMVEYSSTPYLLFMLSEYVAIVLLCCLGAIMFLGGWLPPFDFAPFTWVPGIVWFVLKVLLGFFFFSIVKTIVPRYRYDQLMRLGWKVFLPISLFMVIATAAFLKFTGLA, from the coding sequence ATGGACAGCTTCTTCTCAATCTACGTCGTCCCGGCGCTCTGGATCCTTCTCCAGTCGGTCGTGCTGATCGTCGTCCTGCTGGTCGCGATCGCCTTCATCCTCTATGCCGACCGCAAGATCTGGGCCGCCGTGATGCTGCGTCGCGGTCCGAACGTCGTCGGTCCGTGGGGACTGCTGCAGTCCTTCGCGGACCTGCTGAAATTCGTCTTCAAGGAGCCGGTCATTCCGGACGGCGCCAACAAGGCGATCTTCCTTCTGGCCCCGCTCGTCTCGACCGTGCTGGCGCTCGCGACCTATGCCGTGATCCCGTTCGACGAGGGCTGGGTGATCGCCAACATCAATGTCGGCATCCTCTTCATCTTCGCGATCTCGTCGCTCGAGGTCTACGGCGTCATCATGGCCGGCTGGGCGTCGAACTCGAAATATCCGTTCATGGGCGCGCTGCGCTCTGCGGCGCAGATGGTGTCTTACGAAGTCTCGATCGGCTTCGTCATCGTCGCGGTGCTGCTCTGCGTCGGCTCGCTCAACCTGTCCGATGTCGTCCTGTCGCAGAAGGACGGTCTCGGCACGCATCTCGGCCTGCCCAACAGCTTCCTCGACTGGCATTGGCTCGGCCTGTTCCCGATGTTCGTGATCTTCTACATTTCGGCGCTGGCAGAGACGAACCGTCCGCCCTTCGACCTGGTCGAGGCGGAATCCGAGCTCGTGGCCGGCCACATGGTCGAATATTCGTCGACGCCGTACCTGCTGTTCATGCTGTCGGAATATGTCGCGATCGTGCTGCTGTGCTGCCTCGGCGCGATCATGTTCCTCGGCGGATGGCTGCCTCCGTTCGACTTCGCACCCTTCACCTGGGTGCCGGGCATCGTCTGGTTCGTGCTGAAGGTCCTGCTCGGCTTCTTCTTCTTCTCGATCGTGAAGACCATCGTGCCGCGCTACCGCTACGACCAGCTGATGCGGCTGGGCTGGAAGGTGTTCCTGCCGATCTCGCTGTTCATGGTCATCGCCACGGCGGCGTTTCTGAAGTTCACGGGGCTGGCGTGA
- the nuoI gene encoding NADH-quinone oxidoreductase subunit NuoI has product MSALAQAAKSLLLQDFVSAFFLAMRQFFRAKETINYPHEKGPLSPRFRGEHALRRYPNGEERCIACKLCEAICPAQAITIEAGPRRNDGTRRTVRYDIDMVKCIYCGLCQEACPVDAIVEGPNFEFATETREELYYDKERLLANGDRWEREIARNIELDSPYR; this is encoded by the coding sequence ATGTCAGCGCTAGCCCAAGCCGCCAAGTCGCTGTTGCTGCAGGATTTCGTCAGCGCGTTCTTCCTTGCCATGCGCCAGTTCTTCCGCGCCAAGGAAACGATCAACTATCCGCACGAGAAGGGACCGCTATCGCCGCGCTTCCGCGGCGAGCACGCGCTGCGCCGTTATCCGAACGGCGAGGAGCGCTGCATCGCCTGCAAGCTGTGCGAGGCGATATGCCCGGCGCAGGCGATCACCATCGAGGCCGGCCCGCGCCGCAACGACGGCACGCGCCGCACGGTGCGCTACGACATCGACATGGTGAAGTGCATCTATTGCGGCCTCTGCCAGGAAGCCTGTCCGGTGGACGCGATCGTCGAGGGGCCGAACTTCGAATTCGCGACCGAGACGCGCGAGGAGCTCTACTACGACAAGGAGCGGCTGCTCGCCAACGGCGACCGATGGGAGCGCGAGATCGCGCGCAACATCGAGTTGGATTCGCCTTACCGCTGA